The following proteins come from a genomic window of Dreissena polymorpha isolate Duluth1 chromosome 1, UMN_Dpol_1.0, whole genome shotgun sequence:
- the LOC127865306 gene encoding uncharacterized protein LOC127865306, with amino-acid sequence MSSKLAFWEMDKIIQVKVQEVVSQPVDQPEPSTSNAHSFSEAGNAKLRYIAGVCVHKIRNRLRDSVVRNLGEINKNSKFTRQINYKKEKMLKALTTSEDSVDPRDSSMSEIEFKQNKSRGLTVVSDELFIFLKNLHSALQTQLTNKNFHKHVDRIHTFCRNHIDYESNLLGSWIGLFSSVQDDSIEDEILLVLLAELYKAISEHFIKLSIVDSLKHFKCSIPRKKKQALRTKIQALGERAAGGKKSDNIESRDKDCKTRKRKVTGKGKSKKVKNTDAVEDLFICPSCDNVCEEEPIDREGESIGCDKCNEWYHYGCVQKNTVAEKNT; translated from the coding sequence atgtcttcaaaaCTTGCGTTCTGGGAGATGGACAAAATAATTCAAGTAAAAGTTCAGGAAGTAGTATCCCAACCAGTAGACCAACCAGAACCATCGACCTCCAATGCTCATTCATTTTCTGAAGCTGGAAATGCTAAATTAAGGTATATCGCTGGTGTGTGTGTCCACAAAATCAGAAACCGTTTAAGGGACTCTGTAGTAAGAAATCTTGgagaaattaataaaaatagCAAGTTTACCAGGCAAATAAAttataagaaagaaaaaatgctcaaaGCTCTCACAACGTCAGAGGACAGTGTGGATCCAAGAGACTCTTCAATGTCAGAAATagaatttaagcaaaataaatCTCGCGGTTTAACTGTTGTTAGTGatgaactttttatatttttaaaaaatcttcacTCCGCATTACAGACACAATTAACTAATAAAAATTTTCACAAACATGTTGACAGAATTCATACCTTTTGCAGAAATCATATTGATTATGAAAGTAATTTATTAGGTAGTTGGATTGGTTTATTTAGTTCAGTACAGGATGACAGCATTGAGGACGAAATTTTACTTGTACTGTTAGCAGAGTTGTACAAGGCCATCAGCGAACACTTCATAAAACTTTCAATTGTTgacagcttgaagcacttcaaaTGCTCTATCCCAAGAAAGAAAAAGCAAGCGTTAAGAACAAAGATTCAAGCGTTAGGAGAGAGAGCTGCAGGTGGTAAGAAATCGGATAACATCGAAAGTCGGGATAAAGATTGTAAAACTAGAAAGAGAAAGGTAACTGGAAAGGGGAAAAGTAAGAAAGTAAAAAACACGGATGCCGTAGAAGACTTATTTATATGTCCAAGCTGTGACAATGTTTGCGAGGAGGAGCCAATAGATCGTGAAGGTGAAAGCATAGGCTGTGATAAATGTAATGAATGGTATCACTATGGGTGTGTTCAGAAGAACACTGTAgcagaaaaaaacacttaa
- the LOC127869337 gene encoding uncharacterized protein LOC127869337: MNYISSLLTQIQQASKNNRPHRLAPDVFHTRKASKMSPRSITLLSALFAFSYAYKGGGGGGMMPMGGGMGGGMPMEMGGGMGMMPMGGGMGMMPMGGGMEMMPMGGGMGGGMMPMKMGGGMGMMPMGGGMEMMPMGGGMGMMPMGGGMGGGMPMPMGKMGGMMPMGKMGRGMPMPMPMPMPMPMPMPMPMPKPMPMPMPGKRYRRYASRGGSGGMKGGMGGGMMPMPMPMPMPMPKGGKGGMGGGMMPMPMPMPMPMPMPMPMGGKGGMGGGMPMEGIMMQMMMGGGMGGGMPMMMPMGDGGMPMSGGMPMMMPMGGEGGMPMGGGMPMSGGMSGKGGMGGGMPMMMPMGGEGGMPMGGGMPMMMPMGEGGMPMGGGMPMMMPMGGEGGMPMNGGMSGKGGMGGGMPMMMPMGGEGGMPMMMPMGEGGMPMGGGMPMMMPMGGEGGMPMNGGMPGKGGMGGGMPMMMMMPMGGKGGMGGGMGGGMMMMPGGGMMKGGMMGGAKEMGGATGGGAGGAGAGGAGGKGGATGGEIEA; the protein is encoded by the exons atgaactatataagctCCTTGCTGACACAGATCCAGCAGGCCTCCAAAAACAACAGACCTCATCGACTCGCTCCGGACGTCTTTCACACAAG AAAAGCATCCAAGATGTCTCCCCGAAGCATCACTCTACTTTCGGCATTGTTTGCCTTTTCGTACGCCTACAAAG GTGGAGGCGGGGGAGGAATGATGCCAATGGGCGGCGGTATGGGTGGTGGTATGCCCATGGAAATGGGCGGTGGTATGGGAATGATGCCAATGGGCGGTGGTATGGGAATGATGCCAATGGGTGGTGGTATGGAAATGATGCCAATGGGTGGTGGTATGGGCGGTGGAATGATGCCCATGAAAATGGGCGGTGGCATGGGAATGATGCCCATGGGTGGTGGTATGGAAATGATGCCAATGGGTGGTGGTATGGGAATGATGCCAATGGGTGGTGGTATGGGCGGTGGAATGCCAATGCCCATGGGAAAGATGGGTGGAATGATGCCCATGGGAAAGATGGGTCGTGGAATGCCAATGCCTATGCCAATGCCGATGCCTATGCCGATGCCAATGCCAATGCCGATGCCAAAGCCGATGCCAATGCCGATGCCAGGAAAAC GCTACAGGCGCTATGCCAGTCGTGGAG GTAGCGGTGGTATGAAAGGAGGAATGGGCGGAGGAATGATGCCCATGCCGATGCCAATGCCAATGCCGATGCCAAAGGGAGGTAAAGGTGGAATGGGCGGAGGAATGATGCCCATGCCAATGCCGATGCCAATGCCAATGCCGATGCCTATGCCGATGGGAGGTAAAGGCGGAATGGGCGGTGGGATGCCAATGGAAGGG ATTATGATGCAGATGATGATGGGTGGCGGTATGGGTGGCGGTATGCCCATGATGATGCCAATGGGAGATGGTGGTATGCCAATGAGTGGTGGTATGCCCATGATGATGCCAATGGGCGGTGAAGGCGGTATGCCAATGGGCGGCGGTATGCCAATGAGCGGCGGTATGTCCGGCAAAGGAGGGATGGGTGGCGGTATGCCTATGATGATGCCAATGGGTGGAGAAGGCGGTATGCCAATGGGAGGTGGTATGCCAATGATGATGCCAATGGGAGAAGGCGGTATGCCAATGGGTGGTGGTATGCCAATGATGATGCCAATGGGCGGTGAAGGCGGTATGCCCATGAATGGCGGTATGTCCGGCAAAGGAGGGATGGGAGGTGGTATGCCAATGATGATGCCAATGGGAGGAGAAGGCGGTATGCCAATGATGATGCCAATGGGAGAAGGCGGTATGCCAATGGGTGGTGGTATGCCAATGATGATGCCAATGGGCGGTGAAGGCGGTATGCCCATGAATGGCGGTATGCCCGGCAAAGGAGGGATGGGTGGTGGTATgcctatgatgatgatgatgcctaTGGGAGGCAAAGGAG GTATGGGTGGAGGAATGGGCGGTGGAATGATGATGATGCCTGGAGGAG GTATGATGAAAGGCGGTATGATGGGTGGAGCTAAAGAAATGGGCGGAGCGACGGGAGGCGGAGCCGGAGGTGCAGGTGCTGGTGGGGCCGGTGGAAAAGGTGGAGCTACCGGAG GTGAAATAGAAGCGTAG